A DNA window from Desulfovibrio desulfuricans DSM 642 contains the following coding sequences:
- the era gene encoding GTPase Era, producing MSDQNYRCGWVALMGPPNAGKSTLLNALLGQKVTIVTPKPQTTRNQIVGILTDEKAQVIFMDTPGLAQVRGRLSKTMLQAVWQSLAQAEVIMPVLDAHLYIRHPEFLERDLEPLSRALSNDDRPMVVVVNKVDLFSDKSRMLPLLTRLSEMWPKAEIFPTSALNRDGLPDLAKLIRSKLPVAPAQFPEDQISTAPMRFMTAEIVREKLFLHLRQEVPYSVAVDVESWEEDEERGQTVIHAVIYVGRPMHKAMVIGRAGASIKQIGIEARKEIQDLVGGKVHLELWVKVREHWTEDAAFLREMGLMAE from the coding sequence ATGTCGGATCAGAACTATCGTTGCGGCTGGGTCGCGCTTATGGGGCCGCCCAACGCGGGCAAATCCACCCTGCTGAACGCCTTGCTCGGCCAGAAGGTGACCATCGTCACCCCCAAGCCGCAGACCACGCGCAATCAGATTGTGGGCATCCTTACGGACGAGAAAGCCCAGGTTATTTTTATGGATACGCCGGGCCTTGCCCAGGTGCGCGGTCGGCTGAGCAAGACCATGCTCCAGGCCGTGTGGCAGAGCCTTGCCCAGGCCGAAGTCATCATGCCCGTGCTTGACGCCCACCTGTACATCCGCCATCCGGAATTTCTGGAACGCGACCTTGAGCCGCTGTCCAGGGCGCTTTCCAACGATGACCGGCCCATGGTTGTGGTGGTCAACAAGGTGGATCTGTTCTCGGACAAAAGCCGTATGTTGCCGCTTTTGACCCGTCTGAGCGAAATGTGGCCCAAGGCGGAAATTTTCCCCACCTCGGCCCTGAACCGGGACGGCCTGCCGGATCTGGCAAAACTTATCCGTTCCAAGCTGCCCGTTGCTCCGGCCCAGTTCCCCGAAGACCAGATTTCCACGGCCCCCATGCGCTTTATGACTGCGGAAATCGTGCGCGAAAAGCTGTTCCTGCATCTGCGTCAGGAAGTGCCCTATTCCGTGGCCGTGGATGTGGAAAGCTGGGAGGAAGACGAAGAACGCGGCCAGACTGTGATCCACGCGGTCATCTACGTGGGGCGGCCCATGCACAAGGCCATGGTTATTGGCCGTGCGGGCGCTTCCATCAAGCAGATAGGCATTGAGGCCCGCAAGGAAATTCAGGATCTGGTGGGTGGCAAGGTGCATCTGGAGCTTTGGGTCAAGGTGCGCGAACACTGGACTGAAGACGCCGCCTTCCTGCGCGAGATGGGCCTGATGGCGGAGTAG
- a CDS encoding VUT family protein, whose protein sequence is MPTLPPMFSLFTYIALIVGVNFAFSVTPLIQLPNGDMWAPLSLIVGFIFVVRDYAQRRVGHHVLWGMLVGCVVSWFMASPQLALASAAAFAVGELGDWVVYTFTRRPFSQRILISSLVGAPLDSIVFLGMIGIATPWSVITMSLSKLAGSLLVFWLVRRREQRECGLEHIQA, encoded by the coding sequence ATGCCTACTCTCCCGCCCATGTTCAGCCTATTTACCTATATTGCACTTATTGTGGGCGTTAACTTCGCCTTTTCAGTCACACCGCTCATCCAGTTGCCCAATGGCGATATGTGGGCTCCCCTTTCGCTCATCGTCGGCTTTATTTTTGTGGTGCGCGATTACGCGCAGCGCCGCGTTGGGCATCATGTGCTCTGGGGCATGCTGGTGGGTTGCGTGGTCAGCTGGTTCATGGCCAGCCCGCAGCTTGCTCTGGCCAGCGCCGCGGCCTTTGCCGTGGGCGAACTGGGCGACTGGGTGGTATACACCTTTACCCGCCGCCCCTTTTCGCAGCGCATTCTCATTTCAAGCCTTGTGGGCGCGCCGCTGGACAGCATCGTGTTTCTGGGCATGATCGGCATTGCCACGCCCTGGTCTGTCATTACCATGAGCCTGAGCAAGCTGGCAGGATCGCTGCTTGTTTTCTGGCTGGTACGCCGCCGCGAACAGCGCGAATGCGGGCTGGAGCACATTCAGGCATAG
- a CDS encoding DUF5665 domain-containing protein, producing MDNRPEARQTDAELLLQRLDNAGLTEYVRLSQKTGKILWLNFLSGIARGLGFSIGASLVLAVLYKIVARIISMNIPYLTELLQQIMNMAKGG from the coding sequence ATGGACAACAGACCTGAAGCCAGACAGACCGATGCCGAACTCCTGCTGCAACGCCTCGACAACGCAGGCCTGACGGAATACGTCCGGCTGTCGCAAAAAACCGGCAAAATACTCTGGCTCAACTTTCTGTCAGGTATTGCCAGAGGGCTGGGGTTCAGCATTGGCGCATCGTTGGTGCTGGCCGTTCTCTACAAAATAGTGGCCCGCATCATCAGCATGAATATCCCTTACCTTACAGAACTGCTGCAACAGATCATGAACATGGCCAAGGGGGGCTGA